The sequence ACGCCCAAAAGCTTTCCTGAACTGAAAGCCTATTTACAACATTTGCCCAAAGATGTACCGGTGTTTGTAGAAGTGCGCCATAAGGATTGGTTCGCTGTCCCCGCTGTGCGCGATGAATTGTTCGGTGCTTTGCACGAGTTAGGCATTGGTGCGGTAATAACCGATGCTTCGGGCAGGAGGGATTGCGTGCATATGCAATTGCCAACACCACATGCCTTTATACGTTTTGTGGGTAACAGTCTGGACAGAACCGACTACAAACGTGTGGATGATTGGGTGGCGCGTATTAAAGATTGGTCGGGGCAAGGCCTGCAATCAGTTTGGTTTTTTATGCACCAGCACGATGAGCGATATTCGCCCGAGTTGGCTGATTATGTGAGTGATGAGTTGAATAAGGCCTTGGGGTTGAATTTACACCGCCCCGCGTTTATTGGCAGGGATAAGGGGTTGTTTGATTAGTACTCCTTTTAACTGTAGAGACACGATACTTCGTGTCTCTATCATGAGGGAGACGCAAAGTATTGCGTCTCTACAATAAATTGCACATCCGTTCAACATAAACCCGGGCGTAATGGAAACCCCGCAGCGAAGGAATAGCTGGCGCGGCAGGGGCGAGGAGTTGTAATGAAGCACGGGAGCAAACGTTAATAGCACTGGCAGGGGTATTGCTTTTCAAAATAGTTCTTAAAGCAACTTGTCATTGCGAGCGATAGCGCGGCAATCTCATCGGACAAGCAACGAGGACCTGCTTATGAGATTGCCGCGTCGCCCCATTTCACATGCCGGCCCGTTGCTCCTCGCAATGACAATTTGGTAATGTATCTCGCCCTTTTGTATCAATAATATTATAAAACTAAACGTTTGTAATACATAGCTTAGCATTTATCATTTGGGCCTGCAGGCCTGCTTTTAATTATTTAAGCTATCACAATTATGAAAAAAACTTACTTACTGTTATTAACGGCCATTTGCGCTATCTCGTTAACTGCCCAAGCCCAGCGTGGCACAGGAGGCGGTGGCGGCGGACAAGGTACAGGTGCCGGCGGCGGCGGATTTGCCGGCCGGCAGGGCGCTGGCGGCGCTACAACGGCTGCTCCGTCGGGCGGTTCGTCAACAACTACATCAAACCCCTTGCAAATCAGCAAAAGCCGCATCCTGTTGTTAGATTCGGCCATTACCACCAAACACACGGTTACCATTAAAGGTAAAGCGGTGCCTTATACCGCCGCAGCCGGTACCCAGCCGGTGTGGGACGAGGATGGCCACGCTATTGCCGGTATATTTTATACTTATTACGAGCGTACCGATATAACCGACGAGCAGCGCGCCACACGCCCGCTGGTGATATCGTTTAACGGTGGCCCGGGTACTGGTTCGCTGTGGATGGAACTGGGCTATACCGGTCCGCGTAAGTTGA comes from Mucilaginibacter mali and encodes:
- a CDS encoding DUF72 domain-containing protein, translating into MEFGRVAPEQLPLIDFTLPADPALTTATLAEAKGKGSTQVYVGCAKWGRKEWVGKIYPPKTKDANFLDEYVKHFDSIELNATFYQTYGPETITKWKEKADTNPNFKFCPKFSQSISHIRRLKNAEDITTQFYEGIMAFGDKLGPLFLQLGDNYTPKSFPELKAYLQHLPKDVPVFVEVRHKDWFAVPAVRDELFGALHELGIGAVITDASGRRDCVHMQLPTPHAFIRFVGNSLDRTDYKRVDDWVARIKDWSGQGLQSVWFFMHQHDERYSPELADYVSDELNKALGLNLHRPAFIGRDKGLFD